From Solea senegalensis isolate Sse05_10M linkage group LG16, IFAPA_SoseM_1, whole genome shotgun sequence:
tcagctgagatttgaagtttattttgtttaaaatgacctTGCAGTGAGGACAACTGAatttattttgtccatttcaTGTTTTAGGAGCCAATGGGTGCCTCACGGGGGCCTAAGGGGGGGCCTCTGCTGAGCGGGGTTTGAGCTGGGGAGCAGGGGCCTCTGGGTGCTGAGGGGGCTTGTTGGGCAACTTGGGCCATCTGGGTGCTGAGCGTGGCGCTGGGTGCTGAGAGGGGGCTTAAGCAGGGAATTGAGCAGGGGTCTCTGGGTGCTGAGCGGGACTTGAGCATGGGCCTCTGGGTACTGAGCAGGAGCCTCTGGGTGCTGAGCGGGGACTTGAGCAGGGACCTCTGTGTGCTGAGTGGGGGCCTTTGGGTGCCTCGCAGGGGCTTGAGCGGGAGCCTCTGGGTGATGAGCAGAGGCCTGAGTGGGGGACTAAGCGGGAGCCTCCGGGTGCTGAGCGGGGGCCAATGGGTGCTGCGTGGGGGTTGATGGATGCTGAGCGGTTTCCTTTTAATATCAATCTGAATTTATGtggattggcacggcacccttTTGGCGCTCGTTCCAAAGTCCATATCTACCAATTTAGTGACAAAATGTGTCTTTGACCTGTTTGACctctcacagggacacatggagacaaaaagccatccactcacacactgacacctaATGTTTAATACCTACAGACTTTCTGATTTAGAATCAATAGATTTCAATTTATACCagatttgtgatttttgtgttcCCCTAAATTTTTTGAGCAATCAAACCACAGCTTGTAGAATTAGGTCTTAACAAATGGAAGATCATTCTTCTGAAGataattgtttgtatttttgtaaacGAATCAAGTCCATTTCAACCTTTCACTGAATGAATCACATTCAGTGATTCATTCAGTCAGGCTTTCTGCTTCAGTGGGTTCTTCAGAAGAGCTGAAGCTGCTCGTCAACTTAAGCAGAGGAGCAGCCAAAAGTCCCACTGGCCCGGTTATTACTCCGATCACTGCTTCTGTAACCTGCCGGAGATCGGTTGGAAAGAATAAACAAgggatcaatcaatcaatcagattTTGTTTGAATGGAACTTTTCAAACAGCAAATTGtagcacaaagtgctttacacaaTAAAACCTATAGACATACacactagatagatagatagatagatagatagatagttcaGCTCGACTCTACACTGGTTTTCCAGTACAATATAGTACCTAcccacagactccgtctgacacagtcacttttgacttcacattttagtatcaacTGAGACGATAGATTTTTAAAGCATTAACATGTGAACTTAGAACATCAGGGTGATGAGATCTCgataacatttaataatatctactaaacactgtttctgtttgtacACATGACACCCACCTGCCGTGACTTTCGTTTGCCGTATCGCAGCTCTGTCACAAAGTGTTCGGAGTTACGCATGGTGGCATCGTACAGTAACTGTTGACCGACCCCGCTGCAGGCCTCTTTCACTATGACATCAGGGTTGAGAGGCTTATACTTGTTGTCCAGACAATTGTTGACTCGGTAGCTGTTGCCGTTCAGCATGACATGGAGCTTTTCGCGCGTCACCTCTGCTTTCAAGGGAGTCCTGTCATTTGCTGCGAGAGAGGAACATGTGTTAAACAAGAATATTAAAGTTAAAGATTGTCCTCCAGCGCAAATgtagtaaacacaaacatgtcactcACTAGTAACATGAACCACATCATTTTCTCCGACGTAAACGGCCCAGTGCTTAGAATTCCCACGGTCGACCTCGATCAGGTCTCCAGGATTCATGTTAGACTAAAAACAAAGGCAACCAAAGCAATtaatatatcaaataaaatcgGGTTTTGCTCTCAGGCCCCCCCAAACCCCTCCCCCCAAATTAGTGTTTGCGTTTTTTGATTGACTGctctttctgcctctttttcttGCTCCTTTACTACAATAAACTAGAGTGTTAATCATAAAAAGTACTAAGCAACATCTCATTTACAATATTCTAGAAAGACTAAATTAAGCCATGAATACCTCTATAAAGTTATACATATCCAAAAAGTGCAATGTGAGACGAAATATTTTTAAAGCATTAACATGTGAACACAGAACATCGGGGTGATGAGATCTATATAACATTAAAGAAGCTGTATTTAATAATATCTGCTAAACACTTTCCGTTTGTACACATGACACCCACCTGCCGTGACTCTGGTTTGCCGTATCGCATCTCTGTCACAAAGTGTTCGGAGTTATAATTGACGACATCGTACGTCAACTTCTGACCAATCCTGCTGCGGGCCTCTTTCACTATGACTTCAAGGTCGCGAGGCTCGTACTTGTCGTCCAGAAGATTGTTGACTCGGTAACTGTTGCCGTTGAGCATGTCACTGAGCATTTGGCACTTCACTTCTGCATTCAAGGAAGTCTTGTCTGGACCAGAATCGTTGATTCCTGCGAGACAGGAAAATATGTTACACAGGAACATCAAAGTTAAAGATTGTCCTCCAGTGTGAATgtagtaaacacaaacatgtcactcACTAGCAAAATGAACCACTTCATCTTCTCCGATGTAAACGGCCCAGTGGGTATAATTCCCACGGTCGACTGCGATCAGGTCTCCAGGCTTCGGTTCCGTGACTAAAACggactaaaaacaaaaacaaccacaacaattaatatataaaataaaatgccaaaCGTCAGTTTGATGTAACACAATGAAGGATTTGCTCTCTGGCTCCCACCACAGTTGATAAATGGTATTGTTTATTACAACTGTCATGACAAGTCAACGATACCACCACATGGTTGGTGGGGTCGCTCTCTGTCCCTTATTTTATCGCATAATAGACATTAGGGTCTGGGGGGGGGGCGTTGACAGCTCCACTGTCTGCCAGCAGTGGGGTGTCCATGCCACATCTCCCGCTGTTTTAACTGCGCACTAGATACCAACATACCCCATATCATATcacgcatcacacacacatgcacacaaccaCTACCAAATCATTCCCTGGTGGGCCAGGCCTGGGGGGGTGCCCGACTCCTGCTTGCTCCTAGGCTCCTGGGTTGGAGACGGCAGATGCGTGGGATTTGGTCCCTTTTCCAGGTGCGGTGGTGGGTGGCGGACTGCCCACCATCGCTCCTGGATGTTTAGTGGGGTCAGTTGTGGTGAGTCCGTGGGAACTCTGGCCCCTACCTATGCTTGGGAGTCCTGCCCTGGCCTGACccgtctcctgtctccggggGGGCCCCCTGGCTTGGGATCGTGCATGGGCCTCCGCCTGTCCCTCCTTGGGATAGGGGGTGTGCGGTTGGCCTCTGgagggtggtggggggtggCTGTAGCGGGCTCTGTCCTGTCTCCTTGGTGGGCGGTCTGGGGGGGACTTCGCTCCTGCTGGTGGTAGGCTGGCCCCACCCCCTCATGGTATGTTACATGTCAACTTTTTCCACACCAAAACTGAAAGTGAAACCATGACTTTATGGTCCTTGCTTTGcgcactgggacacagtcacgTTGGAATAGAAAAAACTGTTGCCCCAAAGTTGGAAGCATTGAATTGTCTAAAATGTCTTGGTTTGCTGAAGCATTAAGATTGTCCTTCGTTGGAGATAAGAGGCCGAGAGCCCAAATCTgactgaaacacctgaattcaatacttaacacATGAGGACAAATACTTTTGTGCGCATAGTGtttcacaataataacagaTAATCACCTAAAAACAtgagcacaaacacatcagTAAGCTGAAGTGATCATGGGGAGACTCACCTGTGACGCTCCCATGTCTTCACCTCTTCACGTATCAAAGGAAGAACAGACTGTGACTCAAATCAGCCGATACTTTCACTTAAGAAAGGAAGGATCAGTGCAGTTTATGACCAGGATTTATTGTTGATAAGAAAAGCCAGTTAAGTAATACCAGACTTGTGGACTCACGTACAAACTGCATTAGTgactttgaaacaggggaagctcattatAAACTAGAACATTAGCTAGAACTAGAAAGATCTTGCGGCCGATTTGGGTTGATTGAACCTTCAAAACTCTAAGTATTTAGAAAAAGTAGTATTTTTGCCCCTTATTCCCGCCTCCCCACTACCAAGCACCTGtttacttcaccccacagagtgagagtgaagtattgtttttagtggctctgtgcaactgtctgtctgtctgtcacaatgtctgtgtttccacacttgccaatatgaccaacagaggccgacagaggtttgttgcgtgaatggggtgaagtctgccatctggcttttactttaaaatgccaCATCCGAATGGCCTGATATTTTGTGAGGGTCATCCTGAGGTGGTCTATTATTAGTGTGAAGTGGAATTTGTTtgtggaaacaggaagtttCCTTTTAATGTTAATCACCCGCCTCCACTGCCTCGGCCTTCAGTGGCATCCTGCCTGAATGAATCCACCTCTTAATAACATCATCATGGCAATAGAAACCATCAATATTGTGCAGAAATGCAGCATAACAAGTCCTTGCATCCCAGATAACTCATGTAGCCTCTTGTTACAACAGTGTGATTGTTAATCTTTACAACAGTGTCGTAAAGATCATCCGTGCGTTTCATTTTCAGTTCCAACACATAAATATAcggtatttatatatataatgtctTACATGCTCCAGTTAAAAGACTTGCAAAAGCATTTTGAACAAATAATCCAGGTGACTTTGAAATGCCACATCAGAATGGCCTGACATTTCTACTATTAGTGTGAAGGGAATTTGTTtgtggaaacaggaagtttCCTTTTAATTTCAGTCTGAATTTATGtggattggcacggcacccttTTGGCACTCCTTTCAAAATCCAAATCTGCCAATTTAGGGACAAAATGTCTCTTTGACCTCTTTGGATCTCAGAGGCTTCATCCGCCACATTCCACAGTCAcgggggctgctggtgccaatcccagagtcacaccctggacaggtcactgtCCGTCACAgggaacccacacacacacgggagaacaCTTACTGTAAAAGGCAACATAGTGACACATGAAGGAAAGTTTAATGTTTATGGAAAAGTCACATGATTTGATAAACGTTAATACAGTGAATATGTAATCACATGTAGTTTAACATTTACAGAATAATATAACACTTAAATGTTTAATCAAGACAGACTTTCTGATTTAGAATCAATAGAATTCAATTTATAACATAATTATTATAAGTTTTatatgtgtgatttttgtgttgtttctgcttcttgttgtgttgtgtcatcaTGTCCTTGTTTCTTTTTCCCGTCTCATGACGACAGCACTAGCTGTACTATCAGCACTACCCCCACAAACACCACCACACCAAAAACAGTGCTCCTGCATTTACCTGCAAAAGATCAACATAAAATCATTTGGAAAGACAAggtcaatctttttttttttttttcctctcttgtgACAGCCCAACCACAGTTAGCCCTACTACCACCCCTACCCCCCCAGACAACACCCCAACAACAGACACTACTGCTACTGTTGCTCCTGCTGCCaatgttactactgctgctcctcctcctgttgctaCTCCTACTAATGCTGCTCCTCCCCATTTTTTTACCTGCAAGagatcaaaataaaaccatttggAAAGATGAGATCAATCAATCgatcacattttgtttgtatggCACTTTTCATACAGCAAATTGAAACctatagacacaaacacacgacacaacagcaacaagatagatagatagatagacagatagacagatagataggtagatagatagacagacacacacattacagtatAGTACTTTGGGCAGAGAAataaaactgctgtgactttgtgtagttgttttgggtgtaactgaatcattagaatcagtggattaaaaagatttgttcacagaatcgtgaATCACTGAACTGGAAaacagtggcagggtttgtgatttGGCTCGTGGCTCATGATCGCCGGCTTTCGGCAGCgatgtcgctaaatacaccagactcctcatTTTagaaattttagacatttcctttgctaaatgttggagattaactcgtgttttcaggatttttaagttttCTTTAACTGATCTAGTTCAGTTCCAAGTTcaagagcaggaactaaaaaaagcaccaggtactatcactgatggaaaagcaaaataaccgtgccttGTCGTGTCGAGGTGAGTCGAGTcgtgctgggaccatgtagtagAAAAGATTTTTAAAGCATTAACATGTGAACATAGAACATGAGGGTGATGAGATCTACATAACATTAAAGAAACTGTCTTTAATAATATCTACTAAACACTCTCTGTTTGTACACATGACACCCACCTGCCGTGACTCTGGTTTGCCGTATCGCATCTCTGTCGCAAAGTGTTCGCAGTTTGCACTGATTAAATTGTACTTTGACGAGCCAATCCTCTTCTTTGCCACTCTCACGATGACGTCAGGGTCACGAGGCTTGCGCGTCTTGTCCAGAAGATTGTTGACTTGGTAGCTGTCGCCGTTGAGCACGTCACTGAGCTTGTCGCGCCTCACCTCTGATTTTGAAGACGTCTGGTCAGATGGTGAAAAACTGGCCTGTGAACCAGAATCATTTCCTGTGagagaggaaaatgtgttacaCAGGAACATCAAAGTTAAAGATTGTCCTCCAGTGTGAATgtagtaaacacaaacatgtcactcACTAGTAAGATGAACCACTTCCTTTCCTCCGATGTAAACGGCCCAGTGGCTATATTTCCCACGGTCGACCTCGATCAGGTCTCCAGGATTCTTTTTaggctaaaaacaaaaacaaaacaatgaatatataaaataaaaagccaaatgtGAGGGTGATGAGATGTACATAACGTTAAAGAAACTGTCTTTAATAATATCTGCTAaacactgtttctgtttgtgcacATGACACCCACCTCTCGTGACTCTGGTTTGCCGTATCGCAGCTCTGTCGCAAAGTCTTTGCAGTTATAATTGACGACTCTGTACTTCCGACCAATCCTGCTGCGTGCGTCTTTCACGATGTCGTCAGGGTCGCGAGGCTCGTACTTGTCGTCCAGAAGATTGTTGACTTTGTAGCTGTTACCTTTGAGTACATCACTGAGCTTTTCGCACTTCACCTCTGCATTAGAGGAAGTCTTGTCTGAACCAGAATCATTTGCTGTGagagaggaaaatgtgttaaacaGGATCATCAAAGTTAAAGATTGTCCTCCTCCAGTGTGAATgtagtaaacacaaacatgtcactcACTAACAAGATGAACCACTTCATTTCCTCCGATGTAAACGGCCCAGTCGTTATAATTCCCACGGTCGACCTCGATCAGGTCTCCAGGATTCAGTGATTTGTcaaaaacagactaaaaacaaaaacaaccaaaacaaggaatatataaaataaaatgccaaaatgtCAGTTTGATGTTGAGTGTTAATCACAAAAAACTTTTCATTTACAACATTGtaaaaagattaaattaaaCCATGAAAACCTCTGTAAAAAATGTACATATCTATATAACAAGAGTGGCCTGTTTGGAATGGACAGCAGTAAATGTAACTGGTTTAAAGACAAAATAGgttcagtcaagttcttccaccaAATAAGtgaaaccatgtctttatagtccttgctttgcgcactgggacacagtcacgttggaaatgaataaaactgttgccccaaagttggaagcattgaattttccaaaatgtcttggtttgcTGAAGCATTAAGATTGTCCTTCGTTGGAGATAAGAGGCCGAGAGCCCAAAGTCTgactgaaacacctgaattcaatacttatcACGTGAGGACAAATACTTTAGTGCACATAGTGtttcacaataataacagaCAATCACCTAAAAACAtgagcacaaacacatcagtgaGCTGAAGTGATCATCGGGAGACTCACCTGGAACAATCCCATGTCTTCACCTCTTCACCTATCAAAGGCAGAACAGACTGTGACTCAAATCAGCTGATACTTTCACTTAAGAAAGGAAGGAACAGGTGCAGTTTATGACCAGGATTTATTGTTGATAAGAAAAGCCAGTTATGTAATGAATGCTAGACTCGTGGACTCATGTATCTGTGCAGTAACATACAATCTGCAATAGTGATTGTGAAACAGTGTAAACTAGAAAACTAGAAAAGCTAGAACTAGAAAGTTCTTGCTGCCaatttgggtggattgaacctttaaaactctAATTATTCAGACAAAGTACCATTTTtgtggaatcaacctttaaaactttGAGAGCGAGCGATAGAGCGACTGACtaacaagcccctccccctccctgattcccccctcccacttccaaacacctgtttctaactgtccaaaactggtgaaaaacagagaacGCAACTTGTTTTGCTTTCTTGGTCTGTGAgtgtcaggaggctttcaggagACATTCAAATTTGTGAAAAACgggtgtgaattgacagagaaatgacaattttaaaatccCCATCGTCttgatttttaaataacaaagtagAGTTTTAACATGGGGGTCAATGAGAGTATTTGAGCAGAACTCTCTGcgcttttaggtgattttaagaaaaactgcaagtcatatgacaatgaaaataacacacaggGATAGACAACCACCATAGCAACGTTTTtctgtaaaacatgtttgtgtaggttggaaattgtgagcaggagaagagtttgtttcgAGATTTGTGTGATTGTCTCCATGAACCTCAGCTGAGTGTGCCACTGTAGCCACGccatacacactcattataaaatctgaagttgtccaaaaaaagtataaaacctAAACTGCGACTGTTAAAAAACCGCATTGTATATCAAAATGTAAATTAAGGTGAAAGAAGTCTCAaatcttgtgacccgtttaaagtttcaaccacatctttgtgttaaaatatgacgacactgtgaggctccaaaatGGGCTGCGTTGTGATCATTTTTCCGACTGTTTACcattatgtgtgtatgtgggaaATATTTCGCagtttttgtcgccatggttacttgaaatgCTTCGAAAAGTTACACATTTTGATTAAGAATGTGTGGGGTTTTTCTCAAAGCTGTGGGACGAGTTTCGTGGCAAAATTTTGGCGGAcgaagaaacacagaaagataACAATAGAGGAGTTTTCATTGGTGTGCATTGCTGAGCAGGCACtctatgttatgttatattgtcAAACAAGGGGCTGCTATGTTTTTCTGGGCTTCGCTCACAAATTCCGAGTTGAGAACACAAAAGAATCTGCCAGTGATTTGATTTCACGCCAACAGAATCTCTGATAAACCAATCACAATAGTGTTTTATTCCCTCTGGACGCCAGAGAAGCAACGTCTTGCAGCTTTTGTAAACATCCAACATGCCAAAAAAGGGAGGAGTCAGAATTGAGCCATAGTAGCTCAGTTGTAGCCTAACTGGTTGTGGGTTCATTTCCTGGCCCCGCTAGTCTATaggtgtccttgagcaagacacttaacctcatgttgaagcatgtgaatgggtgaaagctGTAGTGTTAAGATGTCTTGATAGACTTTGGTGAACGTCAGCTCCGAACAGAGCGTCATGTCGGATCTCTAATCTATCAATTCCGCCAATTCAGagggcttttactttgaaatgccACATCAGAATGGCCTGATGTTTTGTGAGGGTCATCCTGAGGTGGTCTACTATTAGTGTGAAGTGGAATTTGTTtgtggaaacaggaagtttCCTTTTAATTTCAATCTGAATTTATGTGGATTAGTACTGCACCCTTTTGGCGCTCCTTCCAAAATCCAAATCTGCCAATTTAGGGACAAAATGTCTCTTTGACCTCTTTGGATCTCAGAGGCTTCATCCGCCACAtgaggctgctggtgccaatcccagctgacatggggcaaaaggcggagtcacaccctggacaggtcatggtccatcacagggacacatggagacaaacaaccatccactcacacattcacaccgacagtcaatgtagagtgtccaatttgcctaatccccaaatctgcatgtttttggactgtgggaggaaaccggagaaaaccacgcacacacggggagaacactTAAAAGGCAACATAGTGACACATGAAGGAAAGTTTAATGTTTATGGAAAAGTCACATGATTTGACAACAGTTAGTGTAAAACAGTGCTCCTGCATTTACCTGCATGAGATCAACATGCAATCATTTGGAAAGATAAgatcaatcatttttttttctttccaagaTTCGTGACAGCCCAGCCACAGTTAGCCCTGCTATCACCACTA
This genomic window contains:
- the LOC122783403 gene encoding uncharacterized protein LOC122783403 produces the protein MGASQSVLVTEPKPGDLIAVDRGNYTHWAVYIGEDEVVHFARINDSGPDKTSLNAEVKCQMLSDMLNGNSYRVNNLLDDKYEPRDLEVIVKEARSRIGQKLTYDVVNYNSEHFVTEMRYGKPESRQSNMNPGDLIEVDRGNSKHWAVYVGENDVVHVTTNDRTPLKAEVTREKLHVMLNGNSYRVNNCLDNKYKPLNPDVIVKEACSGVGQQLLYDATMRNSEHFVTELRYGKRKSRQVTEAVIGVITGPVGLLAAPLLKLTSSFSSSEEPTEAESLTE
- the LOC122783402 gene encoding uncharacterized protein LOC122783402; the protein is MGLFQSVFDKSLNPGDLIEVDRGNYNDWAVYIGGNEVVHLVTNDSGSDKTSSNAEVKCEKLSDVLKGNSYKVNNLLDDKYEPRDPDDIVKDARSRIGRKYRVVNYNCKDFATELRYGKPESREPKKNPGDLIEVDRGKYSHWAVYIGGKEVVHLTRNDSGSQASFSPSDQTSSKSEVRRDKLSDVLNGDSYQVNNLLDKTRKPRDPDVIVRVAKKRIGSSKYNLISANCEHFATEMRYGKPESRQVKKWGGAALVGVATGGGAAVVTLAAGATVAVVSVVGVLSGGVGVVVGLTVVGLSQERKKKKKD